GTTAGCTGCAGTCCACAATGGGCCGGATGCCCTGCACCTGCCCACAAGGGAGGGGGTGGCTGTTGCCTTATGTCTGATCGACAGCCTGAAGATAGCATCAGCCCTATTGGAGGGCCATCCATCTTATCCCACAAAGGctaggacaaaggccatgtcagTGACAGCCTCCCCAACCTGGTCAATGGCAGCCAGAAGGGGTTTCCTATACCCAGAGGTGAGGAGACTTCCTGTACCTAGACTTGAGTCCTATTTGGGGTCCTCAGAGAACAGCCTTTATTATTCACAGGGTCAGTAAGGTGGGAGCCAAACCAAAGGCAGGAGAGGGACTCTGTCCTAGGCACTTTCATCCTGACTCCAATAATGAAAAAGGTGTCACCCCTCATTTGTGCACACTGTGCCCCTTGTTAGCAGTCTTGTGCTATACTGGGGTAACCCACAAAGGACTCAAAAACTATTTGCTCAGCTATAAGGGCAGGAGAGGACAGCAGGAGACCAGGGACTGGAGGGCCCCTTGCTAGTCTGGGCAATCAAAGAGGACTTCCTGAGGAAAATGGCAGTGAGGTGGGCACTAGCTGGAGAGGCAGGAGGTGAGCAAGGAACAGCAATGTGAAGGGATGTGTGCCAGGCAGAAAGAAGGGCACATGTACAGTCCTAGTTGGGAGGTAGGATCAGTATGGTGCAGCCTGGGagcctggggaggcagaggctgtGAGGTGGTTAGTAGGGACAGAACTCTCAAGCAGAAGTGGACTTTGAGCCTCAACAGAAGGGCCAAAGGCTGGGGCTCCTGCTGTGAGATGGGGAAATGGGATGGGGAGGATACTTAGGGGCACCTGTAGGAGCCAGGAACTGTGGGAGAAGTCCTGGATCACTCCAGGCACACCATGCCAGAGACACCTGGCATCTACTCACACCTGCAGGGGCCTTCCATGGACTCCACCTCTCATGGTCCCAATCATCCTGCCCTGTATACACTCCAGAGGCTGATTCACTGACAGTCCAGGGAATTCCAGATGCACCACTGGCCCCACTTGACTATTCTCACCATGCAATCACCCCAACCTCAGTCCATCCCTGACTGCTTTGAAAGCTGCCCGATCATCAGGGTCACTGATAAGAGACACCTCATCTTCTGAGCTGTTCTCAGAACCCTCAGAACATCCTCTTGGCCCCACAACTCAAAAGAACCATTCCTCTGAGTGTGCTCTGAGTTTCCTCACTGTTCACAGTACCTTCACATCTACCCAGACTCCTGTAGGTGCCAGGCCAGTTCGGCTTGTTTGAAAATGTGATTGTGTCCCCTTGGACCATCTTCCTGGAGTCTTTTCTGGAATCTGAGGAGGGGAATTCCAGGTCATGTGGTACAGAGACCAGCCAGATCAGGAAAATGGTTTATTCATCGTGGAATTTGGGAAGACTCCACAGTGTTTCAGTTGCAGCTAGGCTCCTTCATCTTTCTAAGTATGAAGGGCACAGGGTTTCCTGACTTCGTCTTGGCAACATTTCCAACCCACATAGATCTGACCCTACCCGCCCGGTGGGTTTGGGAGATCAGGCAGGGGAGAAGACCCAGGGGGATCTTGGTTAGGGAGAGGGATCCTTGGACAGCGTCCTGTGGAGTTTGCAGGCCTGCGTGCTTTGCGCTTCTCTCAGGACGCACCAGCTGCAGCGGGTTCCGCTACCAGAGGGGTGTTCAGCGATAGCCCGTGCGGTCTACGGTCTTGGGCTCTTAGCCTCCGCAGGCGGCACAATAGCAGCGCCAGCAGCAGCGCGTGTAGCAGCCCTAGGCCAAGCAGCGCTAGCTGAGCCACCAGCGCCCCCCAGCAGAGCCGACCCCGCTCGCAGGAGGCGCGCATCTCGTCCTCGGTCAGGTAGGGCAGCAGGCGGCCGCGCAGTGCAGGGGGCGAAGCGCAGCGAAGGTCGCGGTAGGGCTCGCGCTCCGGGCGACCCGCCAACCACGCGCGCAGCGGCACCAGGCTGCAGTCGCAGTGCCAGGGGTTGGCGCTTAGGTACACCGCGCGCAGCGCTGGCAGCACATCCAGCAGCCCCGGTGGCAGTGCCGTCAAGTTGTTGCCCATCAGCACCAGTTCCGTGGTGTCAGGCGGGAAGGCGGCAGGCAGTGAGGCCCACGTCAGCCCGCGTCGCCCGCAGTCCACGAGCGTCCCTGCGCAGCTACACGGCGCGGGGCAACCCGTGGCTGGGCGGATCCGGGGCGCCAACAGTAGGAGCAGTAGGCTCAGCGCCCCGTGTGGCCCTGTAAGAAAAGGCTGCGATGAGCTGGTCGGCCGGTGGGACACCTGTGCGGCGTCCATGGACATCGGGATCACTGGGCCCGGCTCCATCCCGAGGCCTGTGGCCTCAGCCGCACACCTCTCCACCCCAACCGACCTAGGCACTGGTCAGAATCCCCCTCTAAGTCGGATCCAGCCCTCTCCCTATTGCAGTATAAACGAACGAAACGTCTCCCAAACTGGGTCTGCCCAAGAAACTGCAGGCACGATCCCAAACTCACGGGAGTCCATGGCGAGAGGTTGGTGGCCCAGCTTGCTCTGGAGCGGGAGGCGTTGACCAGAGAGCCAGCCACCTCACGCTCGCCGCACAGACCACAGTGCTGCCTCCTGTACAGAAATAACCCCGAGGCGGCGTGGGCCGGAGCTGCAGCAGCAGATAGGGCGCTATCACCAAGGCCTGCTGACGGTTTGCATTTCCTCTCCCACCCGCTCCCAGGGGCGCACGGAATACTAGGACACCCTCTGCGACGTTCACCAACATTGTTCTCCTGTCACCAGGACAGGACACAGCATTCACAACTGAACAAAACGGATCATGAGATGTTGGAGGAAGAATCATGCGGGTGGAGAGATGAAGGAGGCCAAGGGCTAGGGATCCTGGCACCACAGTGCTAAGGGAGATGTTTAGGTATTGGGGTTTGTCAGGGAATGAGCCACTGTCCACTGTTCCTGGAGCCCTCTAGATCGGCCCAGGATGTGGGGAAGGAGCATGGGCTGCCATAGGTCCCCTGCCCACCCTCTGCCTGCTCTCCCTACCAGCAGCCTTCTGGTCTAGATGTTTCCGAATTGCTTCAGGTGCCCAACCCTGCCTACTTTGGTCCCCACCTTGTGTCAGGTGGTAAGGAAAGCCCCTTTCTACACAAAGTAGGGAATCAGCATAGGCTGCATGGCCCATGGGAACAGTACAGAGGACTCCAAAGTGTGCTCTGCAGCACTGGATTAGGGGAACAGGCCCAGAACCTTGGAGATCCATTTCTTTCCTCTGCCTTGGTTTAGGTGCATGCCTGAACAAGGCCTGAAATCTGGTTGCTGTGACTTTCTTGGGGATGGGGGTGATCTCAGAAGTTGTGCTCAACTTAGTGCCTGCTCCCCCCCCAAGACCAGTTGGGATGGGGCTATTGTCCAGGCCCCTCAAAAACAGATACAAATGACCTGGGAGGGGTTGATACTGAGAATAAATTAGGGTCatatggggttgtggctccttGTCTCTGGGTCGGGAAAAGTCCGGTCAGGGCCCCTCTGGGTTTAGGGTTGGGTCCAGGCCCGACTGAGATCCAGGTGAATCCAGGATGGAATCCAGGCCAATCTGGGGTTCAGGGGTGGGAGGGGCCAGCCCGGTGCAGGTGGTCTATCCGTGGCGACTGGCGACGTGGAGCTGGGACAGGGGTCACTGGTCCTGCATTTGCTGCTTCATCTTCTGCAGCATCTCCTGCATGCGCCTTAACTGAGGGATGTGGAGAACCGAGGGAGGGCAGGTGAGAAAGGTAGCGGGAGAGGCCAGACCCTACCCCCACCCCTTCTGGCGGTCACATCCAGTCCTGGCTCCACCCCCAACTCCCACCAACCTCCTCATCCTTCATCCTGATGAGTTTCTCAGTCTCAGCATCCGGGGTGGGCAGTGGTAGGATGGGGATGGGACTCTCCATGCGACTGTCTTGGGTCAATTTGCTGTGGGGAGGGGCGATAAAGGAGGGAAATGGCTGCTAGGAGGCTCAGAGTGGTGGGCTGGGATACAAAACCCCTGAGCTAATTCTAGGGAGAGCAAGCACTGTGGATTTGATTTGGGGGGTTAGGACAAGATTGAGCTCTGGTTGGGCATTGCCAACCAGCCCTCAGTTATAGAGACATGGCCAGGGCCAAGAGGTGTGAGGTCTGGTTCCAATGTGTGGGGATGGCTCACCTGGTCATCTGCTGGATGCAGTGTGCGCGATAGTTCTCGTAGTGAACATCACATGTCACATCCTTGAGGTCGTGCATGTGAGTGCGGATAAGCATGTTGCGTAGCTTTACGAAGTCGCAGTGTGCCTGATTCTCCACTATGGGGCAGAAGTGGGCTGTGGGTGGGCATCTGCCCAGGGAGCCTTCCCACCCAGTACATGGTGCCCCATGCATCAACTCACCCTCCACGATTCCCCAGGGGTACAGTCGCCCCCGGACCCGCTGCCCCTTGGCTTCCACCACTGTGTTGCTGCCAATAACAGCGAAGGGAGCACTctcctgggggaggggagcaagGGCTCACGCCCAGACCATATGAGCGCAGGCTTAGTGGTTGGGGGGGCGTGGGGGCTAGCACCCCGAAGCACGCCCTTCTAGCATCACCATTATCCACTTCCCCCCAAAGTCAACCTGATATTGTTCTTCTTTTGACATCTTTGTTGCCCACTGCAGCCATGATCTGTGCAGTGCACACCCTTAGGCCTCTGCCAGATTGTGCCCAACCAAACTCTCGCTTCTTGACCCCTTCCACATCAAGAGCCACCAATCTagcttccttccctttctctccccacagGCTGAGCCCATACCTTGTGGTATGATGCCCCTGTCCATGCTCTGTTGACCCAGTGGATCTCTGCCCTTGGCCTTGGTGGGTCTTAATTGTCACTCTATCTGGGGCACCCAAAGCCACCACTCTGGGAGTTAGGGGATGTCACAGCTCTATGACAACTGGGTTGGACTCTTTAGCTGTTTACCCATGGGAAGGTCATGGTAATCTGGGCAAGGGCTTCGTGACTCACTAGCACCTAGGTGAGGCCCAAATGACCCACCATCAGCCACAAAGCAATGAGGGTATAAGTCTTCTACCTCCAGGACAAATTACTCTTGCCCTCATCAGATTGGACTTGGATATCTAGCCCTACTCTGGCTCCTGTGTGGCCTCCAGTTCTCTATCCCTGGCTATCTCCATCCCCTCCCCACTGCATATTTACCTTCAGTTCCCGGTCCTGTTGCTTGAAGTCTTCATCCTCATCTGAATCACATTCCGGAAACTGGTATACATGAATCCCAAACTTGTCTATCTCTTCCCGGATCTGCAGTGAAGGGGCAAGAGCTGTCAAGAAATGGGGCTGGCCAGCTTTCCCAGCATTCTCGGCCCCATAGTCTTTGGCCAAGTCCCCTGTCACAGCAGGCTCACCCGCTCCTTCAGTTTCCGGATTTCACTGGGGACCAGG
This genomic interval from Marmota flaviventris isolate mMarFla1 chromosome 1, mMarFla1.hap1, whole genome shotgun sequence contains the following:
- the Gp1bb gene encoding platelet glycoprotein Ib beta chain: MDSRPHGALSLLLLLLAPRIRPATGCPAPCSCAGTLVDCGRRGLTWASLPAAFPPDTTELVLMGNNLTALPPGLLDVLPALRAVYLSANPWHCDCSLVPLRAWLAGRPEREPYRDLRCASPPALRGRLLPYLTEDEMRASCERGRLCWGALVAQLALLGLGLLHALLLALLLCRLRRLRAQDRRPHGLSLNTPLVAEPAAAGAS